A genomic window from Erythrobacter sp. BLCC-B19 includes:
- a CDS encoding TetR/AcrR family transcriptional regulator — protein sequence MGRAEQKAATRERILDLAAARLRRDGLAGNAVHALMRDAGLTHGGFYVHFTSKEALDIAALERAMASIGNPARHLPSDLPRAELRKQLAARYLSRSHRDHPETGCPLSALLSEVPHGSDAFREAYAACVAGSLLDRQQELGPTPPGEDIALLALALGGLALARALPDAAASDAVLRACRDASAVLADAFEEHRGEDA from the coding sequence ATGGGCCGAGCCGAACAGAAAGCCGCCACACGCGAACGCATCCTCGATCTGGCCGCCGCACGGCTGCGGCGCGACGGGCTTGCGGGCAATGCCGTCCATGCCCTGATGCGCGATGCCGGGCTGACCCATGGCGGCTTCTACGTCCATTTCACCAGCAAGGAGGCGCTCGACATTGCCGCGCTGGAACGGGCGATGGCGAGCATCGGCAATCCCGCCAGGCACCTGCCGTCCGACCTTCCCCGCGCAGAGCTGCGCAAGCAGCTCGCGGCGCGCTATCTTTCGCGCTCTCATCGCGATCATCCCGAAACCGGGTGCCCGCTTTCGGCGCTGCTGAGCGAGGTTCCACACGGCAGCGATGCCTTCCGCGAAGCCTATGCCGCCTGCGTCGCCGGTTCATTGCTCGACCGCCAACAGGAGCTGGGGCCGACCCCGCCGGGCGAGGATATCGCCCTGCTCGCGCTGGCGCTGGGCGGGCTGGCGCTGGCCCGCGCCCTGCCCGATGCGGCGGCGTCCGACGCCGTGCTGCGCGCCTGCCGCGATGCCAGCGCCGTGCTGGCCGATGCCTTCGAGGAACACCGGGGAGAGGACGCATGA
- a CDS encoding GNAT family N-acetyltransferase, translating into MLDRQPVLEGEHVTLRPLRPEDWEALFAVASDPLIWEQHPAHDRWQEPVFRAFFEDALANRGALVALDAATSAVIGSSRFQGLEDAGGGSVEIGWTFLARSHWGGRWNHAMKRLMLAHALASVAEVRFLVGETNTRSRRALENIGAQLTDRREERIMAGGEVIPHLTYVITRESFATGPLAA; encoded by the coding sequence GTGCTCGACCGCCAGCCGGTGCTGGAGGGCGAGCATGTTACCTTGCGTCCCCTGCGTCCGGAGGACTGGGAGGCGCTGTTCGCCGTCGCGTCCGATCCGCTGATCTGGGAGCAGCACCCGGCGCATGATCGCTGGCAGGAACCCGTGTTTCGCGCCTTCTTCGAGGATGCTTTGGCGAACAGGGGCGCGCTGGTGGCCTTGGATGCGGCGACCAGCGCTGTGATCGGTTCCTCGCGCTTTCAGGGGCTGGAGGACGCAGGCGGGGGATCGGTCGAGATCGGGTGGACCTTCCTTGCGCGCTCGCATTGGGGCGGGCGCTGGAACCACGCAATGAAGCGCCTGATGCTCGCCCATGCGCTGGCGAGTGTGGCCGAGGTGCGGTTTCTGGTCGGCGAAACCAACACCCGCTCGCGCCGCGCGCTTGAAAACATCGGCGCGCAGCTGACCGACCGGCGCGAGGAGCGCATCATGGCGGGCGGGGAGGTGATCCCGCACCTCACCTATGTCATCACCCGCGAAAGCTTTGCGACCGGGCCGCTGGCGGCGTGA
- a CDS encoding amino acid aminotransferase translates to MLERLSPQAPDALLALIRLHAADPRADKIDLGVGVYRTDDGATPVFAAIKAAEQVLVDTQDSKSYLGPEGDMGFVNALMPYIFGAGDPTMGGRIQGMQTPGGTGAVRLALALAQKAGVKRVHMGVPSWPNHAQILADLGMELVPFDHAQADGTANLDAVLAAINGAASDEAVLLHACCHNPTGIDYTADQWAAIAEAFAASGTFPIIDSAYQGLGHGMEEDAAGMRALLAAVPEAFIAYSCDKNFGQYRDRVGAFYIMATEAGALDTAFSNANALARAGWSMPPDHGGAAVRIILRDPDMTAQWLAELDTMRARMRQVRDALAAAGTAGRVDLTPLGTQNGLFSMLPVTKEEVATLREEHGIYMAASGRINIAGLTMANLPKFIAALAAVAV, encoded by the coding sequence ATGCTTGAACGACTCAGCCCCCAAGCGCCTGACGCGCTGCTCGCCCTGATCCGTCTCCACGCAGCCGATCCGCGCGCGGACAAGATCGACCTTGGCGTCGGTGTCTACCGCACCGATGACGGTGCGACCCCGGTGTTCGCGGCGATCAAGGCGGCCGAACAGGTGCTGGTCGATACGCAGGACAGCAAGTCCTACCTCGGCCCGGAAGGCGACATGGGCTTCGTCAACGCGCTGATGCCCTATATTTTCGGTGCGGGCGACCCGACCATGGGTGGTCGCATTCAGGGAATGCAGACCCCGGGCGGGACGGGCGCGGTGCGGCTCGCGCTGGCGCTGGCGCAGAAGGCCGGGGTGAAGCGCGTTCACATGGGCGTGCCGAGCTGGCCCAACCACGCGCAGATCCTCGCCGATCTGGGCATGGAGCTGGTGCCGTTCGATCACGCGCAGGCCGATGGCACCGCCAACCTCGATGCCGTGCTCGCCGCGATCAATGGCGCGGCGAGCGATGAAGCAGTGCTGCTCCACGCTTGCTGCCACAATCCCACGGGCATTGATTACACCGCCGACCAGTGGGCGGCGATTGCCGAGGCCTTTGCCGCCAGCGGCACTTTCCCGATCATCGATTCGGCCTATCAGGGCCTGGGGCATGGGATGGAGGAAGACGCCGCCGGAATGCGCGCGCTGCTGGCCGCCGTGCCGGAGGCCTTCATCGCCTATTCCTGCGACAAGAACTTCGGCCAGTATCGCGACCGCGTGGGCGCGTTCTACATCATGGCGACAGAGGCCGGTGCGCTCGATACCGCCTTCTCCAACGCCAATGCGCTGGCCCGCGCGGGCTGGTCGATGCCGCCCGATCACGGCGGTGCGGCAGTGCGGATCATCCTGCGCGATCCCGACATGACCGCGCAATGGCTGGCCGAGCTCGACACCATGCGTGCGCGGATGCGGCAGGTGCGCGATGCGCTGGCGGCAGCCGGCACGGCGGGGCGGGTCGATCTGACCCCGTTGGGGACGCAGAACGGCCTGTTCTCGATGCTCCCTGTGACCAAGGAAGAGGTCGCCACCTTGCGCGAAGAGCACGGCATCTACATGGCCGCTTCGGGACGCATCAACATCGCCGGGCTGACCATGGCGAACCTGCCCAAGTTCATCGCCGCGCTGGCGGCGGTGGCGGTCTGA
- a CDS encoding DUF1134 domain-containing protein encodes MSTMIARLPDFGRRALSYALGALAALALTAPAAAQDVETFDPDITYGQPAAQGIDGDLSNPQPPAQPQPAEPSVDSTFGDYAAPPTGANAPPADLPAPVATPAATGQTYGEDDLIGAAEGVFGKGAEGLAKLIEDLLKKQGEPNGYIVGREAGGAFIVGARYGSGTLHHKIEGEQKVYWTGPSIGFDAGANAANTFVLVYNLHDTEDLFKRFPAGEGQAYFVGGLHASYLRRGDVVLIPIRVGAGLRLGVNAGYMKFSKEQKWLPF; translated from the coding sequence ATGAGCACAATGATCGCCCGCCTTCCTGATTTCGGCCGCCGCGCCCTGAGCTATGCGCTCGGTGCCTTGGCAGCGCTGGCGCTGACCGCACCTGCCGCGGCGCAGGATGTCGAGACCTTCGATCCCGACATCACCTATGGCCAGCCCGCCGCGCAGGGGATCGACGGCGATCTGTCGAACCCCCAGCCGCCTGCGCAGCCGCAGCCTGCCGAACCGTCGGTCGACAGCACTTTTGGCGATTATGCCGCGCCCCCGACCGGTGCGAACGCGCCCCCCGCCGATCTCCCTGCCCCGGTCGCAACGCCTGCGGCCACCGGACAAACCTATGGCGAGGACGATCTGATCGGCGCGGCCGAGGGCGTGTTCGGGAAGGGTGCGGAAGGCCTCGCCAAGCTAATCGAGGACCTGCTGAAGAAGCAGGGCGAACCCAATGGCTATATCGTCGGGCGCGAGGCGGGCGGGGCGTTCATCGTCGGCGCGCGTTACGGCTCGGGCACGCTGCATCACAAGATCGAGGGCGAGCAGAAAGTCTACTGGACCGGCCCGTCTATCGGGTTCGATGCCGGGGCCAATGCCGCGAACACCTTCGTGCTGGTCTACAACCTCCATGACACCGAGGACCTGTTCAAGCGCTTCCCGGCAGGCGAGGGGCAGGCCTATTTCGTCGGCGGGCTGCACGCCAGCTATCTGCGGCGCGGCGATGTGGTGCTGATCCCGATCCGGGTCGGCGCGGGGCTGCGGCTCGGGGTCAATGCGGGCTACATGAAGTTCTCCAAGGAACAGAAGTGGCTGCCCTTCTGA
- a CDS encoding molybdopterin-dependent oxidoreductase, with the protein MSNDWQATACMICSVNCGIEVQTDANRITRVRPDQNHPVTKGYVCEKAQRMDAYQQGRDRLSSPMRRRADGTYEPVDWDTAISEVAARLAAVRDAHGGESIFYYGGGGQGNHLPGVYAQATLAALGVRYRSNALAQEKTGEAWVQARMFGCGMHHDFEHAEVALLIGKNPWQSNGFPRARLVLREIAADPDRAMIVIDPRRSETAAMADYHLAIRPGTDAWCLGALAAILVQEELHKAAWMDEHVANAEPVLDLLRRIPVSEFARVCDVDEALLRAAARRMAQAETMASMEDLGMQMGVHSTLGSYLHRLIIGLTGSFGRKGTSYAFVPFRPLGGGAAGGASGASSGERNFRRSPVTGFPVIMGLIPCNAITEEILTDHPHRFRAMIVESANPVHSLADSQRMREALRALDFSVVIDVAMTETASEADYVLPACSQFEKAEASFFNFEPAENAFQLRRPLFAPRSGTLEEGAIHTRLCQALGALDPADVSPLRAASGNLDHFAMAFAQATAAKPELMPIAPVLLYGALAEALPQGFSNAAALWGVSQLFVRNFPEEAAGAGFTGPLAGNRLFEAILGSPSGVVFSRIEPGGWHLVRQPGHRINLHIPEMLDLLVALDPAGPPVDPQFPLILSAGERRTETSNTSIRDATWLRRGTLESTLRISPEDAASLGLADGDAVEVVTTRGRARTIIELHEGCRPGHISLPNGHGLDVRQADGSIRRQGVALNNLTDYRWRDPIVGTPWHKYVPARIERVA; encoded by the coding sequence ATGAGCAACGACTGGCAAGCCACCGCTTGCATGATCTGTTCGGTCAATTGCGGGATCGAAGTGCAGACCGATGCGAATCGCATCACCCGCGTCCGGCCCGATCAGAACCACCCTGTCACCAAGGGCTATGTCTGCGAGAAGGCCCAGCGCATGGACGCCTACCAGCAGGGGCGCGACCGGCTGTCCTCGCCGATGCGGCGGCGGGCCGACGGGACTTACGAGCCGGTCGATTGGGACACGGCGATAAGCGAAGTCGCTGCGCGGCTCGCCGCCGTGCGCGATGCTCATGGCGGCGAGAGCATTTTCTATTACGGCGGGGGCGGACAGGGGAACCACCTCCCCGGCGTTTATGCGCAGGCGACCCTTGCCGCGCTGGGCGTGCGGTATCGCTCCAACGCGCTCGCGCAGGAAAAGACTGGCGAGGCCTGGGTGCAGGCGCGGATGTTCGGCTGCGGGATGCACCATGATTTCGAACACGCCGAGGTCGCGCTGCTGATCGGCAAGAACCCGTGGCAGTCGAACGGCTTTCCCCGCGCCCGGCTGGTGCTGCGCGAAATCGCCGCCGATCCCGACCGGGCGATGATCGTGATCGATCCGCGCCGCAGCGAGACAGCGGCGATGGCCGATTATCACCTCGCGATCCGGCCGGGCACCGATGCCTGGTGCCTTGGCGCGCTGGCGGCGATCCTGGTGCAGGAAGAGCTGCACAAGGCCGCCTGGATGGACGAACACGTCGCCAATGCCGAACCCGTGCTCGATCTGCTGCGCCGCATTCCGGTGAGCGAATTCGCGCGGGTCTGCGATGTTGACGAGGCTCTGCTGCGCGCCGCTGCCCGCCGGATGGCGCAGGCCGAGACCATGGCTTCGATGGAAGATCTGGGCATGCAGATGGGCGTCCATTCGACGCTCGGCTCCTATCTCCACCGCCTGATCATCGGGCTGACGGGCAGTTTCGGACGCAAGGGCACCAGCTATGCCTTCGTGCCTTTCCGCCCGCTTGGCGGCGGCGCGGCGGGCGGGGCTTCGGGCGCATCGAGCGGAGAGCGCAATTTCCGGCGTTCGCCGGTCACCGGCTTTCCGGTGATCATGGGCCTGATCCCCTGCAACGCGATCACCGAGGAAATCCTCACCGATCACCCGCACCGCTTCCGCGCGATGATCGTCGAAAGCGCAAACCCGGTCCACTCACTGGCGGATTCGCAGCGCATGCGCGAGGCGCTGCGGGCGCTCGATTTCAGCGTCGTGATCGATGTCGCCATGACCGAGACGGCGAGCGAGGCCGATTACGTTCTGCCCGCTTGCAGCCAGTTCGAAAAGGCCGAGGCGAGCTTCTTCAACTTCGAACCGGCTGAAAACGCCTTCCAGCTGCGCCGCCCGCTGTTTGCGCCGCGGTCGGGCACGCTGGAGGAAGGGGCGATCCACACGCGCCTGTGCCAGGCGCTGGGCGCGCTCGATCCGGCCGATGTTTCACCGTTGCGGGCGGCGTCGGGCAATCTCGATCACTTCGCCATGGCCTTTGCGCAGGCGACAGCGGCCAAGCCCGAACTGATGCCTATCGCGCCGGTGCTGCTCTACGGCGCGCTTGCCGAGGCTCTGCCGCAAGGCTTCTCCAACGCGGCGGCGCTGTGGGGCGTGTCCCAGCTGTTTGTCCGCAATTTCCCCGAGGAAGCCGCCGGAGCAGGCTTCACCGGCCCGCTCGCGGGCAACCGCCTGTTCGAGGCAATCCTCGGCTCGCCCTCGGGCGTGGTGTTCTCGCGGATCGAGCCTGGCGGGTGGCATCTGGTGCGCCAGCCGGGGCACCGCATCAATCTCCACATCCCCGAAATGCTCGATCTGCTGGTGGCGCTCGATCCGGCCGGGCCGCCGGTCGATCCGCAATTCCCGCTGATCCTGTCCGCGGGCGAGCGGCGCACCGAAACCAGCAACACCAGCATCCGCGATGCGACTTGGCTGCGGCGCGGGACGCTGGAGAGCACCTTGCGGATCAGCCCCGAGGACGCCGCAAGCCTAGGGCTGGCCGATGGCGATGCGGTGGAAGTGGTGACGACGCGGGGCCGGGCGCGCACCATCATCGAGCTGCACGAGGGCTGCCGTCCGGGCCACATCTCGCTGCCCAACGGCCACGGGCTCGATGTGCGGCAGGCGGATGGCTCGATCCGGCGGCAGGGCGTCGCGCTCAACAATCTCACCGATTACCGCTGGCGCGATCCGATTGTCGGCACGCCCTGGCACAAATATGTTCCCGCCCGGATCGAGCGGGTGGCCTGA